The following proteins are encoded in a genomic region of Pseudoxanthomonas suwonensis 11-1:
- the pstS gene encoding phosphate ABC transporter substrate-binding protein PstS, with protein sequence MKPSPVRLLALSLATAVALAACQPSGDAGTATSAEGPQASAPAASGERVSVQISGAGASFIYPLVSRWSADYNAATGHKVNYQSIGSGGGIAQIKAGTVDFGSSDKPLPAEELAEAGLGQFPSAIGGVVPVFNVAGIEPGQLRLTGALLADIFMGKVTTWNDPAIAAANPGLSLPAEKITVVHRSDGSGTTFNFSNYLSKVSPQWKEKIGEGTSLQWPGGVGGKGNEGVAAYVKQIKGGIGYVELAYALQNGMPYASLQNAAGQWVQPSAESFAAAAASADWAGAQDFNLVITNAPGEAAWPITATNFMLMPKQAKDPARSQATLAFFRWAFEHGRAQADELHYVPLPAELVQQIETYWASEFK encoded by the coding sequence ATGAAGCCCTCCCCGGTTCGTCTCCTCGCCCTGTCCCTGGCCACCGCCGTGGCGCTGGCCGCCTGCCAGCCCTCCGGCGACGCCGGCACCGCCACCTCCGCCGAAGGCCCGCAGGCGTCCGCCCCCGCCGCCAGCGGCGAGCGCGTCTCCGTGCAGATCTCCGGCGCCGGCGCGTCCTTCATCTACCCGCTGGTCTCGCGCTGGTCGGCCGACTACAACGCCGCCACCGGCCACAAGGTCAACTACCAGTCCATCGGCTCCGGCGGCGGCATCGCCCAGATCAAGGCCGGCACCGTGGACTTCGGCTCCTCCGACAAGCCGCTGCCGGCCGAAGAGCTGGCCGAGGCCGGCCTGGGCCAGTTCCCGTCGGCCATCGGCGGCGTGGTGCCGGTGTTCAACGTCGCCGGCATCGAGCCGGGCCAGCTGCGCCTGACCGGCGCCCTGCTGGCCGACATCTTCATGGGCAAGGTCACCACCTGGAACGACCCGGCCATCGCCGCCGCCAACCCGGGCCTGTCGCTGCCGGCCGAGAAGATCACCGTGGTCCACCGCTCCGACGGCTCGGGCACCACCTTCAACTTCTCGAACTACCTGTCCAAGGTCAGCCCGCAGTGGAAGGAGAAGATCGGCGAAGGCACCTCGCTGCAGTGGCCGGGCGGCGTGGGCGGCAAGGGCAACGAGGGCGTGGCCGCCTACGTCAAGCAGATCAAGGGCGGCATCGGCTACGTCGAGCTGGCCTACGCGCTGCAGAACGGCATGCCCTACGCCTCGCTGCAGAACGCGGCCGGCCAGTGGGTCCAGCCGAGCGCCGAGAGCTTCGCCGCCGCCGCCGCCAGCGCCGACTGGGCCGGCGCGCAGGACTTCAACCTGGTGATCACCAATGCCCCGGGCGAGGCCGCCTGGCCGATCACCGCCACCAACTTCATGCTGATGCCCAAGCAGGCCAAGGACCCGGCGCGCAGCCAGGCCACGCTCGCGTTCTTCCGTTGGGCCTTCGAGCACGGCCGCGCCCAGGCCGACGAACTGCACTACGTGCCGCTGCCGGCGGAGCTGGTGCAGCAGATCGAGACCTACTGGGCCAGCGAGTTCAAGTAA
- the rnt gene encoding ribonuclease T gives MARRFRGYLPVVVDVETGGFDWNRHALLEMAAVPIEMDEQGLLVPGKTAAAHFIPAPGTEIDPKSLEVTGIVLDHPFRLAKPERDALGHVFNQVRAAVRRNGCQRAILVGHNAHFDLNFVNAAVARSGHKRNPFHPFSVFDTVTLGGIAYGQTVLARALQAAGLEWDAREAHSAVYDAEQTAKLFCRIANAWPSPLPG, from the coding sequence ATGGCCCGCCGCTTCCGCGGCTACCTGCCGGTGGTGGTGGACGTGGAGACCGGTGGCTTCGACTGGAACCGCCACGCCCTGCTGGAAATGGCGGCGGTCCCGATCGAGATGGACGAGCAGGGCCTGCTGGTGCCCGGCAAGACCGCGGCGGCGCATTTCATCCCCGCGCCCGGCACCGAGATCGACCCCAAGTCGCTGGAAGTGACCGGCATCGTCCTGGACCATCCTTTCCGCCTGGCCAAGCCCGAGCGCGACGCGCTGGGCCACGTGTTCAACCAGGTCCGCGCCGCGGTGCGCAGGAACGGCTGCCAGCGCGCGATCCTGGTCGGGCACAACGCGCACTTCGACCTGAACTTCGTCAACGCCGCGGTGGCCCGCAGCGGCCACAAGCGCAACCCGTTCCATCCCTTCAGCGTGTTCGACACCGTGACCCTGGGCGGCATCGCCTATGGGCAGACGGTGCTGGCGCGCGCGCTCCAGGCCGCCGGCCTGGAGTGGGATGCCAGGGAGGCGCATTCGGCGGTGTACGACGCCGAGCAGACCGCGAAGCTGTTCTGCCGCATCGCCAACGCCTGGCCCTCGCCGCTGCCGGGCTGA
- a CDS encoding HvfB family MNIO-type RiPP peptide maturase: MDLSPASAGLGLRRALLDGLRQAPAGAFDFLECAPDNWIGVGGALGEALAGLSSRHPLTCHGLSLSLGGPEPLDEGFLERTRRFLDRHRVRLYSEHLSYCSDDGQLYDLMPLPFTEEAVRHVAARIARVQDMLGRRIAVENVSYYAAPWQAMDEADFVLAVLEEADCDLLLDVNNVYVNAVNHGYDARAFLARMPTSRIASYHVAGHHDEDVDLKIDTHGAAVRDDVWDLLGEAYRLHGVRPTLLERDFNLPPLAGLLDEVARIRSLQAAALEASSAARAGTGHG, translated from the coding sequence ATGGACCTTTCCCCTGCCAGCGCCGGCCTCGGCCTGCGCCGCGCCCTGCTCGACGGACTGCGCCAGGCCCCGGCTGGCGCGTTCGATTTCCTCGAGTGCGCGCCGGACAACTGGATCGGCGTGGGTGGCGCGCTCGGCGAGGCATTGGCCGGGCTATCGTCGCGCCACCCGCTGACCTGCCACGGGCTGTCGCTGTCGCTGGGCGGGCCGGAACCGCTGGACGAAGGCTTCCTCGAGCGCACCCGCCGCTTCCTCGACCGCCACCGCGTGCGGCTGTACAGCGAGCACCTGAGCTACTGCAGCGACGACGGCCAGCTCTACGACCTGATGCCCCTGCCCTTCACCGAAGAAGCCGTGCGCCATGTCGCCGCACGCATCGCCCGGGTGCAGGACATGCTCGGGCGCCGCATCGCGGTGGAGAACGTCTCCTATTACGCCGCCCCGTGGCAGGCGATGGACGAGGCCGACTTCGTGCTGGCGGTGCTGGAGGAGGCCGACTGCGACCTGCTGCTGGACGTCAACAATGTCTACGTCAACGCGGTCAACCACGGCTATGACGCGCGCGCCTTCCTGGCGCGGATGCCGACCTCGCGCATCGCCTCGTACCACGTGGCCGGCCACCACGACGAGGACGTGGACCTGAAGATCGACACCCACGGCGCCGCGGTACGCGACGATGTCTGGGACCTGCTGGGCGAGGCCTACCGCCTGCACGGCGTACGCCCCACCCTGCTGGAACGCGACTTCAACCTGCCGCCGCTGGCTGGACTGCTTGACGAAGTGGCGCGGATCCGTTCCCTGCAGGCAGCGGCACTGGAAGCCTCGTCGGCGGCGCGGGCCGGAACCGGCCATGGCTGA
- a CDS encoding HvfC family RiPP maturation protein, with protein MAEPRDLRAQQYAFAAHLRDPAGHPPPPGIEGRRMAVYRRLFLNNIANLLGNGFPVIRRILGEDAWMGLVRRFYANHRSRSPLFPEIGREFVRFLQEQPHADDPPWLAELAHYEWIELVVRIDDTPAPPHDPEGDLLRGVPVPAPWMRALAYAWPVHQLSPDHLPAQPPAAPTLLLVRRDGLGEARFSSLSGPAWRLLELLGEASRSGSECLDLLATEAGVAGDPGFLDQGAALLRRMRAEGTLLGTLPGDRARCGSSPPRPGEVPLPHD; from the coding sequence ATGGCTGAGCCCCGCGACCTGCGCGCGCAGCAGTACGCCTTCGCCGCCCACCTGCGCGATCCGGCAGGCCATCCGCCACCGCCTGGCATCGAGGGCCGGCGCATGGCGGTCTACCGCCGCCTGTTCCTCAACAACATCGCCAACCTGCTCGGCAACGGCTTCCCGGTGATCCGCCGCATCCTCGGCGAGGACGCATGGATGGGGCTGGTGCGCCGCTTCTATGCCAACCACCGCAGCCGCAGCCCGCTGTTCCCGGAGATTGGCCGCGAATTCGTGCGCTTCCTGCAGGAGCAGCCGCATGCGGACGACCCGCCGTGGCTGGCCGAGCTGGCACATTACGAGTGGATCGAGCTGGTGGTGCGGATCGACGACACCCCTGCCCCGCCGCACGATCCCGAGGGCGACCTGCTGCGCGGCGTGCCGGTGCCAGCACCATGGATGCGCGCCCTGGCCTATGCCTGGCCGGTGCACCAGCTATCACCCGACCACCTGCCGGCGCAGCCGCCTGCTGCGCCAACCCTGCTCCTGGTGCGCCGCGACGGACTCGGCGAGGCGCGCTTCTCCAGCCTCTCGGGACCGGCGTGGCGACTGCTGGAGCTGCTGGGCGAAGCCAGCCGCAGTGGCAGCGAGTGCCTGGACCTGCTCGCCACCGAGGCCGGTGTCGCCGGCGATCCCGGCTTCCTCGACCAGGGCGCGGCCCTGCTGCGGCGGATGCGCGCCGAAGGCACCCTGCTGGGCACGCTTCCGGGGGACCGGGCGCGGTGCGGTTCATCGCCACCCCGGCCGGGTGAAGTACCCTTGCCGCATGACTGA
- the pstC gene encoding phosphate ABC transporter permease subunit PstC has translation MNAIPMNDTPAATRERSDARADRMFRYALTACVAFVLVALAGAALSMLWGGRHALEVQGLSFFFSSEWNPVENRFGALVPIYGTLVTALIAMLIAVPVSFGIAFFLTEVAPRWLRGPVGTAIELLAGIPSIIYGMWGLFVLVPVMTEHVTPWLNENLGTAPVIGPLFQGPPLGIGLLTAGFVLAIMVIPFISSVMREVFLTVPTRLKESAYALGSTRWEVSWDIVLPYTRSAVIGGIFLGLGRALGETMAVAFVVGNAVRLSPSLLEPGTTIAALIANDFGEATETYRSALLLLGFVLFIVTFVVLAIARLMLMRLARKEGN, from the coding sequence ATGAACGCCATTCCGATGAATGACACCCCGGCCGCCACGCGCGAGCGCAGCGACGCCCGCGCCGACCGGATGTTCCGCTACGCGCTGACCGCCTGCGTCGCGTTCGTCTTGGTCGCCCTGGCCGGTGCCGCCCTGTCGATGCTGTGGGGCGGCCGCCATGCGCTCGAGGTCCAGGGCCTCAGCTTCTTCTTCTCCTCCGAGTGGAACCCGGTGGAGAACCGCTTCGGCGCCCTGGTGCCGATCTACGGCACCCTGGTCACCGCGCTGATCGCGATGCTGATCGCGGTGCCGGTGAGCTTCGGCATCGCCTTCTTCCTCACCGAGGTGGCGCCGCGCTGGCTGCGCGGGCCGGTCGGCACGGCCATCGAGCTGCTGGCCGGCATCCCCTCGATCATCTACGGCATGTGGGGCCTGTTCGTGCTGGTGCCGGTGATGACCGAGCACGTCACCCCGTGGCTCAACGAGAACCTGGGCACCGCGCCGGTGATCGGCCCGCTGTTCCAGGGCCCGCCGCTGGGCATCGGCCTGCTGACCGCCGGCTTCGTCCTGGCGATCATGGTGATCCCGTTCATCTCCTCGGTGATGCGCGAGGTGTTCCTCACCGTGCCGACCCGGCTGAAGGAATCGGCCTACGCGCTGGGCTCCACCCGCTGGGAAGTGAGCTGGGACATCGTCCTGCCCTACACTCGCTCGGCGGTGATCGGCGGCATCTTCCTCGGCCTGGGCCGGGCACTGGGCGAGACCATGGCGGTGGCGTTCGTGGTCGGCAACGCGGTGCGCCTGTCGCCGTCGCTGCTGGAGCCGGGCACCACCATCGCCGCGCTGATCGCCAACGACTTCGGCGAGGCCACCGAGACCTACCGCTCCGCGCTGCTGCTGCTCGGGTTCGTGCTGTTCATCGTCACCTTCGTGGTGCTGGCCATTGCCCGCCTGATGCTGATGCGCCTGGCCCGCAAGGAGGGCAACTGA
- the phoU gene encoding phosphate signaling complex protein PhoU, whose product MHIVRSYDEEQRQLVEQIIDMGHVAVAQLEAALDVVERRDDSAARRVVANDDAIDDAERRISREVMLLALRGPLARDLREILVGVRIPADIERIGDYAANVAKRSIALNTAPPLPHTAGLRALGMLAAGQVRQALRAYREGDGELALQVRDNDARLDQQYTALFRELLTYMMEDPRNITPCTHLLFMAKNLERIGDHATNIAENVWFLLHGEQPPAPRDKRDDTSTASAP is encoded by the coding sequence ATGCATATCGTCAGGAGCTACGACGAGGAACAGCGACAGCTGGTCGAACAGATCATCGACATGGGGCATGTCGCGGTGGCGCAGCTGGAGGCGGCGCTGGACGTGGTCGAGCGCCGCGACGACTCCGCAGCGCGGCGGGTGGTCGCCAACGACGACGCCATCGACGATGCCGAGCGGCGGATCAGCCGCGAGGTGATGCTGCTGGCCCTGCGCGGACCGCTTGCGCGCGACCTGCGCGAGATCCTGGTCGGGGTGCGCATCCCCGCGGACATCGAGCGCATCGGCGACTACGCCGCCAACGTGGCCAAGCGCTCGATCGCCCTCAACACCGCGCCCCCGCTGCCGCATACCGCTGGCCTGCGGGCGCTGGGCATGCTGGCCGCCGGCCAGGTCCGCCAGGCCCTGCGCGCCTACCGCGAGGGCGATGGCGAACTGGCCCTGCAGGTGCGCGACAACGACGCGCGCCTGGACCAGCAGTACACCGCGCTGTTCCGCGAACTGCTGACCTACATGATGGAGGACCCGCGCAACATCACCCCGTGCACCCACCTGCTGTTCATGGCCAAGAACCTGGAGCGGATCGGCGACCACGCGACCAACATCGCCGAGAACGTGTGGTTCCTGCTCCACGGCGAGCAGCCGCCAGCGCCCCGGGACAAGCGCGACGACACCAGTACCGCCTCCGCCCCCTGA
- the pstS gene encoding phosphate ABC transporter substrate-binding protein PstS produces the protein MIRLFRTRIAACLVVASATLTASAADVTGAGASFIFPVMSRWSADYSAATGNKVNYQSIGSGGGIAQIKAGTVDFGSSDAPLRPEELAAAGLVQFPSVIGGVVPVVNVKGIAPGALRLDGRTLGDIFLGKLTRWNDPAIAALNPGLALPDARITVVHRSDGSGTTFNFANYLSKVNPEWKARVGEGTSLRWPVGIGGKGNEGVTAYVKQIKGSIGYVELSYALQNRMSYASLKNAAGRFVQPGEASFSAAAASADWAAARDFHLVMTNAPGEEAWPITATNFILVHRQPRDAASARQTREFFRWIYARGDAQARQLHYVPLPDSLVGQIEAHWEQNLKY, from the coding sequence ATGATCCGCCTGTTCAGGACCCGCATCGCCGCGTGCCTGGTCGTCGCCTCGGCCACGCTCACCGCCTCGGCCGCCGACGTGACCGGCGCCGGTGCGTCGTTCATCTTCCCGGTGATGTCCCGCTGGTCGGCCGACTACAGCGCCGCCACCGGCAACAAGGTCAATTACCAGTCCATCGGCTCGGGCGGCGGCATCGCCCAGATCAAGGCCGGCACCGTCGATTTCGGCTCCTCCGACGCCCCGCTGCGGCCGGAGGAACTGGCCGCGGCCGGGCTGGTGCAGTTCCCCTCGGTGATCGGCGGCGTGGTGCCGGTGGTCAACGTCAAGGGCATCGCGCCGGGCGCGCTGCGGCTGGACGGCCGCACCCTGGGCGACATCTTCCTCGGCAAGCTCACCCGCTGGAACGACCCGGCGATCGCGGCGCTCAACCCGGGCCTGGCGCTGCCGGACGCGCGCATCACCGTGGTCCACCGCTCCGACGGCTCGGGCACCACGTTCAACTTCGCCAACTACCTGTCCAAGGTCAATCCGGAATGGAAGGCCAGGGTCGGCGAAGGCACCTCGCTGCGCTGGCCGGTGGGCATCGGCGGCAAGGGCAACGAGGGCGTGACCGCGTACGTCAAGCAGATCAAGGGCAGCATCGGCTACGTCGAGCTGTCCTACGCGCTGCAGAACCGCATGTCCTACGCCTCGCTGAAGAACGCCGCCGGCCGCTTCGTGCAGCCCGGGGAGGCGAGCTTCTCCGCGGCCGCCGCCAGCGCCGACTGGGCCGCGGCCCGGGATTTCCACCTGGTCATGACCAACGCCCCCGGCGAGGAGGCCTGGCCGATCACCGCGACCAACTTCATCCTGGTCCACCGCCAGCCCAGGGACGCGGCCAGCGCCCGGCAGACGCGGGAGTTCTTCCGCTGGATCTACGCCCGCGGCGACGCCCAGGCCCGGCAGCTGCATTACGTCCCGCTGCCGGACAGCCTGGTCGGCCAGATCGAGGCCCACTGGGAACAGAACCTGAAGTATTGA
- a CDS encoding HvfA family oxazolone/thioamide-modified RiPP metallophore, translated as MSKQKPVAIALGTALAGLALAGSSFAMEPLAQGYMLAADDKVQEGKCGEGKCGIEKVDTDGDGRVSQAEFLARHPGEADHFPRMDANQDGFIDQAEIDAYHAGKHGEGKCGAEHKGKHEDKAAEGKCGEGKCGEGGCGASA; from the coding sequence ATGTCCAAGCAGAAACCCGTCGCGATCGCGCTCGGTACCGCCCTGGCCGGCCTCGCCCTGGCCGGATCGTCCTTCGCCATGGAGCCGCTGGCCCAGGGTTACATGCTCGCCGCCGACGACAAGGTCCAGGAGGGCAAGTGCGGCGAAGGCAAGTGCGGCATCGAAAAGGTCGACACCGACGGCGACGGTCGCGTCTCCCAGGCCGAGTTCCTCGCCAGGCACCCCGGCGAGGCCGACCATTTCCCGCGCATGGACGCCAACCAGGACGGCTTCATCGACCAGGCCGAGATCGATGCCTACCACGCCGGCAAGCATGGCGAGGGCAAGTGCGGTGCCGAGCACAAGGGCAAGCACGAGGACAAGGCCGCCGAAGGCAAGTGCGGCGAGGGCAAGTGTGGCGAAGGCGGCTGCGGCGCCAGCGCCTGA
- the pstA gene encoding phosphate ABC transporter permease PstA, producing MSAVTAPRSGGLYLRRRLTNVIALVLSCATALFGLFFLGWILWTLLAKGLGGINWALFTQMTPPPMQEGGLANAFFGSAVMCLMAIGIGTPLGIAAGTWLAEYGGARRAGTVVRFVNDILLSAPSIVLGLFVYTLYVMQTGGNFSAFAGALALAFIVLPVVVRTTDEMLRLVPVQMREAALSLGIPQWKVTVQVLYRSASAGIVTGVLLALARISGETAPLLFTAFGNQYWSTNVFQPMASVPVVMNQFAASPYESWQVLAWAGALVLTVFVLLVSLAARALLLRKRISHD from the coding sequence ATGTCCGCCGTCACGGCTCCCCGCTCCGGCGGGCTGTACCTGCGCCGCCGCCTCACCAATGTCATCGCCCTGGTGCTGAGCTGCGCCACGGCCCTGTTCGGCCTGTTCTTCCTGGGCTGGATCCTGTGGACCCTGCTGGCCAAGGGCCTGGGCGGCATCAACTGGGCGCTGTTCACCCAGATGACGCCGCCGCCCATGCAGGAGGGCGGCCTGGCCAACGCGTTCTTCGGCAGCGCGGTGATGTGCCTGATGGCCATCGGCATCGGCACGCCGCTGGGCATCGCCGCCGGCACCTGGCTGGCCGAGTACGGCGGCGCCCGCCGCGCCGGCACGGTGGTCCGCTTCGTCAACGACATCCTGCTGTCGGCGCCGTCGATCGTGCTGGGCCTGTTCGTCTACACCCTGTACGTGATGCAGACCGGCGGCAATTTCTCCGCCTTCGCCGGCGCGCTGGCCCTGGCCTTCATCGTGCTGCCGGTGGTGGTGCGCACCACCGACGAGATGCTGCGCCTGGTGCCGGTGCAGATGCGCGAGGCCGCGCTGTCGCTGGGCATCCCGCAGTGGAAGGTGACCGTGCAGGTGCTCTACCGCAGCGCGAGCGCCGGCATCGTCACCGGCGTGCTGCTGGCCCTGGCCCGCATCTCCGGCGAGACCGCGCCGCTGCTGTTCACCGCGTTCGGCAACCAGTACTGGAGCACCAACGTGTTCCAGCCGATGGCCTCGGTGCCGGTGGTGATGAACCAGTTCGCCGCCAGCCCGTACGAGTCGTGGCAGGTGCTGGCCTGGGCCGGCGCCCTGGTACTGACCGTCTTCGTCCTGCTGGTGAGCCTCGCCGCGCGCGCCCTGCTGCTGCGCAAACGGATTTCCCATGATTGA
- the pstB gene encoding phosphate ABC transporter ATP-binding protein PstB, with translation MIDTARNLAMNLPETSTAQPLPLAAVARPEAAPSPVKLAARGLDFYYDRFHALKGINLEIPEKRVTALIGPSGCGKSTLLRVFNRIYALYPKLEARGEVLLDGENILSPKYPMNRLRSRVGMVFQKPVPFPMTIFENVAYGIRHHEKLPKPQMAERVEQALRQAALWDEVKDKLGQSALGLSGGQQQRLCIARAVALRPDVLLLDEPTSALDPISTSRIEQLVEELKTDYTIVIVTHNMQQAARVSDYTAFMYLGDLVEHDRTETIFSSPSKQQTEDYITGRFG, from the coding sequence ATGATTGATACCGCCCGGAACCTGGCCATGAACCTGCCCGAGACCTCCACCGCCCAGCCGCTGCCGCTGGCGGCGGTCGCCCGCCCCGAGGCCGCTCCCTCGCCGGTCAAGCTGGCCGCCCGCGGCCTGGACTTCTACTACGACCGCTTCCATGCCCTGAAGGGCATCAACCTGGAGATCCCGGAGAAGCGCGTCACCGCGCTGATCGGCCCCTCCGGTTGCGGCAAGTCCACCCTGCTGCGGGTGTTCAACCGCATCTACGCGCTGTACCCGAAGCTGGAGGCGCGCGGCGAGGTGCTGCTGGACGGCGAGAACATCCTCTCGCCCAAGTACCCGATGAACCGGCTGCGCTCGCGCGTGGGCATGGTGTTCCAGAAGCCGGTGCCGTTCCCGATGACCATCTTCGAGAACGTCGCCTACGGCATCCGCCACCACGAGAAGCTGCCCAAGCCGCAGATGGCCGAGCGCGTCGAGCAGGCGCTGCGCCAGGCCGCGCTGTGGGACGAGGTCAAGGACAAGCTGGGCCAGAGCGCGCTGGGCCTGTCCGGCGGCCAGCAGCAGCGCCTGTGCATCGCCCGCGCGGTGGCCCTGCGCCCGGACGTGCTCCTGCTGGACGAGCCGACCTCGGCGCTGGACCCGATCTCCACCAGCCGCATCGAGCAGCTGGTCGAGGAGCTCAAGACCGACTACACCATCGTGATCGTCACCCACAACATGCAGCAGGCGGCGCGCGTCTCCGACTACACCGCCTTCATGTACCTGGGCGACCTGGTCGAGCACGACCGCACCGAAACCATCTTCTCCAGCCCCTCGAAGCAGCAGACCGAGGACTACATCACCGGCAGGTTCGGCTGA